The Zalophus californianus isolate mZalCal1 chromosome 8, mZalCal1.pri.v2, whole genome shotgun sequence genome has a segment encoding these proteins:
- the PCNA gene encoding proliferating cell nuclear antigen, which yields MFEARLVQGSILKKVLEALKDLINEACWDISSSGVNLQSMDSSHVSLVQLTLRSEGFDTYRCDRNLAMGVNLTSMSKILKCAGNEDIITLRAEDNADTLALVFEAPNQEKVSDYEMKLMDLDVEQLGIPEQEYSCVVKMPSGEFARICRDLSHIGDAVVISCAKDGVKFSASGELGNGNIKLSQTSNVDKEEEAVTIEMNEPVQLTFALRYLNFFTKATPLSPTVTLSMSADVPLVVEYKIADMGHLKYYLAPKIEDEEGS from the exons ATGTTCGAGGCGCGCCTGGTCCAGGGCTCCATCCTGAAGAAGGTGCTGGAGGCGCTTAAAGATCTCATCAACGAGGCCTGCTGGGACATAAGCTCGAGCGGCGTAAACCTGCAGAGCATGGACTCCTCCCACGTCTCCCTGGTGCAGCTCACCCTGCGTTCCGAGGGCTTCGACACGTACCGCTGCGACCGCAACTTGGCCATGGGTGTGAACCTCACTAG CATGTCCAAAATACTGAAATGTGCTGGCAATGAAGACATCATTACACTAAGGGCTGAAGATAATGCGGACACACTGGCGCTAGTATTTGAAGCTCCAA ATCAAGAAAAGGTTTCAGACTACGAAATGAAGTTAATGGATTTAGATGTTGAACAACTTGGAATTCCA gaacaAGAGTATAGCTGTGTAGTAAAGATGCCTTCTGGCGAATTTGCACGTATATGCCGAGATCTCAGTCATATTGGAGATGCTGTTGTAATTTCCTGTGCAAAAGACGGAGTGAAATTTTCTGCAAGTGGAGAACtaggaaatggaaatattaaGTTGTCACAAACAAGTAATGTCGATAAGGAGGAGGAAGCT GTTACCATAGAGATGAATGAGCCAGTTCAGCTAACTTTTGCACTGAGATACCTGAACTTCTTTACAAAAGCCACTCCGCTCTCTCCTACAGTAACACTCAGTATGTCTGCAGATGTACCCCTTG TTGTAGAGTATAAAATTGCTGACATGGGACATTTAAAGTACTACTTGGCTCCCAAGATCGAGGATGAAGAAGGATCTTAG